A stretch of Sulfurimonas xiamenensis DNA encodes these proteins:
- a CDS encoding peptidase U32 family protein, whose amino-acid sequence MQKVELLSPAGTLEKLKIAIDFGADAVYGGVSHFSLRIRSGKEFSMDEFAEGIEYAHSRGKKVYATLNGFPFNSQLNLLKKHILAMADLGPDAFIVATPGVLKLCHELVPHMPLHLSTQANVMNVLDAKIYYDMGATRIITAREISLRDLVEIKKELPDLELEVFVHGSMCFAYSGRCLISTLQSGRVPNRGSCANDCRFPYEIYAANPETGTLFKLQEDEGVGTYIMNSKDLNLASHVKEILDSGAVDSLKIEGRTKTAYYAAVTAKAYRMAIDDYYRGENDVQKYQYELNSLQNRGYTDAYLISRPFEKHDTQSLDFTMQLGTHQVTGQVNEEGTHFLCKYKTLPGDELEIVAPLHSSIEIVNNEIGMTYEREGRVYMKLKKLVAENNKIWEEVHSGNTNPITLPTKLPPYTFLRIPSHPDMGTYPKN is encoded by the coding sequence ATGCAAAAAGTAGAACTTTTATCACCGGCGGGGACACTGGAAAAATTAAAAATAGCGATTGACTTTGGTGCTGATGCTGTATATGGCGGAGTCAGTCACTTCTCTCTTCGTATTCGTTCTGGAAAAGAGTTTAGTATGGATGAGTTTGCAGAGGGTATCGAGTATGCTCACTCCCGCGGCAAAAAAGTATACGCAACGCTAAACGGTTTTCCTTTTAATTCTCAATTAAATCTTCTAAAAAAACATATTTTAGCAATGGCAGATCTTGGACCTGACGCTTTTATCGTTGCGACTCCGGGTGTGCTTAAGCTTTGTCATGAATTGGTGCCTCATATGCCGCTTCATCTCTCAACCCAGGCAAATGTTATGAATGTGCTTGATGCAAAAATTTATTATGATATGGGAGCAACTCGCATTATTACAGCGAGAGAGATCTCTCTTAGAGATTTGGTGGAGATCAAAAAAGAGCTTCCGGATTTGGAATTGGAGGTTTTTGTTCATGGTTCGATGTGTTTTGCATACAGCGGAAGATGTCTTATCTCAACTTTGCAAAGCGGGCGTGTTCCAAATCGAGGAAGCTGTGCAAATGATTGCAGATTTCCATATGAGATATATGCGGCAAATCCAGAAACAGGGACACTTTTTAAGCTTCAAGAGGATGAGGGTGTTGGAACCTATATCATGAACTCAAAAGATCTTAATCTTGCTTCGCATGTTAAAGAGATTTTGGACAGCGGAGCTGTTGATTCTTTGAAGATTGAAGGGCGTACAAAAACAGCTTATTACGCGGCAGTTACTGCAAAAGCCTACAGAATGGCGATTGATGATTACTATAGAGGCGAAAATGATGTTCAAAAGTATCAGTATGAACTTAATTCTCTCCAAAATCGCGGATATACGGATGCTTATCTAATCTCAAGACCGTTTGAGAAACATGATACGCAGAGTCTGGATTTTACTATGCAGTTAGGTACGCATCAGGTAACAGGACAAGTAAATGAAGAGGGAACACACTTTTTGTGTAAATATAAAACTTTGCCCGGCGATGAGCTTGAGATAGTAGCTCCACTGCACTCATCTATAGAGATTGTAAATAATGAAATAGGCATGACTTATGAGAGAGAGGGAAGAGTTTATATGAAGTTAAAAAAACTTGTAGCCGAAAATAATAAAATTTGGGAAGAAGTTCATAGTGGAAATACAAATCCTATTACACTTCCAACAAAACTTCCGCCATATACTTTTTTGAGAATTCCTTCTCATCCGGATATGGGAACTTATCCGAAAAACTAA
- a CDS encoding damage-control phosphatase ARMT1 family protein codes for MKIEEACIECIINQSVRVADAIHASASLSNELTSTVKEMSKSFSPYETPPEVASVVYEKMAKIAHKTDLYDEVKELSTKKALSFVPFLKEKLQNSKDKFLIATKMAVAGNVIDLAAAVRFDLEEELDKVFDTHFADNDIDLLQEKLQNAKKVLIIGDNVGEHIFDYLFIETLKELYPDIKYSYMVRGNPIINDVTLKEAKEAGFEKICEVVDSGVNTPGFVYNRANAYSQKLFDNADLVISKGMGNYECMYPSHRKDICFLLKVKCGVVASSLNKEVGDIICKVI; via the coding sequence ATGAAAATTGAAGAAGCTTGTATTGAGTGTATTATAAATCAAAGTGTTAGAGTTGCAGATGCAATACATGCTTCTGCATCTCTCTCAAATGAATTAACTTCTACAGTAAAAGAGATGAGCAAATCCTTTTCTCCTTATGAAACTCCTCCAGAAGTAGCATCTGTCGTTTATGAGAAAATGGCAAAAATTGCACATAAAACAGATTTGTATGATGAGGTCAAAGAGTTATCAACAAAAAAAGCGCTCTCTTTTGTGCCGTTTTTAAAAGAGAAGCTTCAAAATTCCAAAGATAAATTTTTAATAGCTACAAAGATGGCAGTAGCCGGAAATGTTATAGATTTGGCAGCAGCTGTAAGATTTGATCTGGAAGAGGAGTTAGATAAAGTATTTGATACTCACTTTGCTGATAATGATATCGATCTGCTTCAAGAGAAGCTGCAAAATGCTAAAAAAGTTCTTATTATAGGAGATAATGTTGGTGAACATATATTTGATTATCTCTTTATCGAAACATTGAAAGAGCTTTATCCGGATATAAAATACTCTTATATGGTAAGGGGAAATCCTATTATAAATGATGTTACTCTCAAAGAAGCAAAAGAAGCCGGATTTGAAAAAATCTGTGAAGTGGTAGACAGCGGTGTAAATACGCCTGGTTTCGTTTACAATAGAGCAAATGCTTATTCACAAAAACTTTTTGACAATGCTGATTTAGTTATAAGTAAAGGCATGGGAAATTATGAGTGTATGTACCCGTCCCATAGAAAAGATATCTGTTTTTTACTGAAAGTAAAGTGTGGTGTTGTCGCCTCCTCTTTAAATAAAGAAGTAGGCGATATTATCTGTAAAGTTATATAA
- a CDS encoding histidinol-phosphatase, which produces MIVDLHNHTKLCNHAEGEIDEYIEKAIKCGIKYFGFSEHAPMNFDQKYRIGFEQMKEYEESVLKAKEKYKEKIEIFLGYEVDYLKSYLDKRVLNADVDYLIGSVHFIEEWGFDNPEFIGNYENQDIDEIWEKYFNAIEEMAKSRLFDIVGHLDLIKIFKYMPKKDINQIAKNALLAIKEADMSIEINVAGFRKPVGEAYPSLSLLKEAKKLDIAITFASDAHKPEQVGLFSDKVIDMAKNAGYNECVIYRKRKKEFIKF; this is translated from the coding sequence ATGATAGTCGACCTGCACAACCATACAAAACTCTGCAACCATGCAGAAGGAGAGATAGACGAGTATATAGAAAAAGCTATCAAATGCGGTATTAAATATTTTGGTTTTTCCGAGCATGCACCGATGAACTTTGACCAAAAATATCGTATTGGTTTTGAGCAGATGAAAGAGTATGAAGAGTCTGTTTTAAAAGCGAAAGAAAAATATAAAGAAAAAATAGAGATCTTTTTGGGATATGAAGTTGATTACCTAAAAAGTTATCTGGATAAAAGAGTTTTAAATGCCGATGTTGACTATCTTATTGGTTCCGTTCACTTTATAGAAGAGTGGGGATTTGACAATCCTGAATTTATCGGCAATTATGAAAATCAAGATATAGATGAGATATGGGAAAAATATTTTAATGCTATAGAGGAGATGGCAAAAAGCAGACTCTTTGATATAGTCGGTCACTTAGATCTTATAAAAATATTTAAATACATGCCGAAAAAAGATATAAATCAAATAGCAAAAAATGCACTTCTTGCTATCAAAGAAGCTGATATGTCAATAGAGATAAATGTTGCGGGATTCAGAAAACCTGTAGGTGAAGCATATCCCTCTTTATCTCTTTTAAAAGAGGCTAAAAAATTAGATATTGCCATAACTTTTGCTTCTGATGCACATAAACCCGAACAAGTCGGATTGTTTAGTGATAAAGTAATTGATATGGCAAAAAATGCAGGATATAACGAGTGCGTTATCTATCGAAAGAGAAAAAAAGAGTTTATAAAATTTTAG
- a CDS encoding carboxymuconolactone decarboxylase family protein, protein MAHIKLPEFEEMAPNIQERARPILEKTGELGEIFKLMAVDEKVYFATDMMVQNYLLNETTLPYDIKEAIALLISIENGCKMCVDVHKNIAKMLGLSEEKIEKILHGVDSVDTDEKGKSLLRFCIRASQKDSYKILKEEIDALKDLGYSDVQILEAVAITGYFNYINTLSNVFGLSQ, encoded by the coding sequence ATGGCGCATATTAAATTGCCGGAATTTGAAGAGATGGCTCCAAATATTCAAGAAAGAGCGCGTCCAATTTTAGAAAAAACAGGGGAACTTGGTGAAATATTTAAGCTAATGGCTGTGGATGAAAAGGTATATTTTGCTACCGATATGATGGTTCAAAACTATCTACTCAATGAAACAACACTTCCATATGATATCAAAGAAGCAATAGCGCTTTTGATTTCAATAGAAAATGGATGTAAAATGTGCGTTGATGTACATAAAAACATAGCAAAGATGCTGGGACTTTCTGAAGAAAAAATCGAGAAAATATTACATGGTGTTGATTCCGTAGATACAGATGAGAAAGGAAAATCTCTTCTAAGATTTTGTATCAGAGCCTCTCAAAAAGACAGCTATAAAATATTAAAAGAGGAGATTGACGCGTTAAAAGATTTAGGCTACAGCGATGTACAAATATTAGAAGCAGTCGCTATTACAGGCTATTTTAACTATATCAATACTCTTTCAAATGTTTTTGGATTAAGTCAGTAA
- the trxA gene encoding thioredoxin has product MGKYIELTSSDFEATLNEGVSLVDFWAPWCGPCRMIAPVIEELAEDYDGKAKICKVNTDEEQDIAVKFGIRSIPTIMFFKDGKMVDQVVGAQSKAALAEKIDALLA; this is encoded by the coding sequence ATGGGTAAATATATAGAATTAACAAGTTCAGATTTTGAAGCAACTTTAAATGAAGGTGTCTCTTTAGTAGATTTCTGGGCACCTTGGTGCGGACCATGTCGTATGATCGCTCCAGTAATAGAAGAGTTGGCTGAGGATTATGACGGTAAAGCTAAAATATGTAAAGTAAATACTGATGAGGAGCAAGACATTGCTGTTAAGTTCGGTATCCGTTCTATCCCGACAATAATGTTCTTTAAAGATGGCAAAATGGTAGATCAAGTTGTTGGAGCACAATCAAAAGCTGCATTAGCAGAAAAAATTGACGCTTTATTAGCATAA
- the purE gene encoding 5-(carboxyamino)imidazole ribonucleotide mutase — translation MKFVSIVIGSKSDYEVMKSCSDTLEAFGVSYEMIISSAHRSPERTKEYIEKAEKKGAQVFIAAAGMAAHLAGVLSSKTVKPIIGVPMSGSALSGIDALLSTVQMPAGMPVATVAIGKAGAINSAYLAMQILALDNEELAIKLKEDRIAKAKKVEMDSMEIETILS, via the coding sequence ATGAAATTTGTTTCAATTGTGATAGGAAGTAAGAGTGATTATGAGGTAATGAAGTCTTGTTCAGATACATTAGAGGCTTTTGGCGTTAGTTACGAGATGATTATCTCTTCAGCACATCGTTCACCTGAAAGAACGAAAGAGTATATTGAAAAAGCGGAGAAAAAAGGCGCTCAAGTTTTTATCGCTGCTGCTGGAATGGCTGCTCATTTAGCGGGTGTTTTATCTTCAAAAACTGTAAAACCTATCATCGGTGTTCCTATGAGCGGATCTGCGCTTAGCGGAATTGATGCGCTTCTCTCTACTGTTCAGATGCCTGCTGGAATGCCTGTTGCTACTGTAGCAATAGGAAAAGCAGGAGCGATAAATTCAGCTTATCTGGCTATGCAGATTTTAGCTCTTGATAACGAAGAGCTTGCAATCAAACTTAAAGAAGACCGCATCGCAAAAGCTAAAAAAGTTGAAATGGATTCAATGGAGATAGAGACTATTCTTTCTTAG
- a CDS encoding MerR family transcriptional regulator gives MEYKISEVVKRTQIPKSTILYYIREGLLPEAKKLKSNVHRYSNEHIELLEYIKYMKQEMGSSNEQIKTILQNKNQSLSSSFSRIAPLMQTLGNISKDTKHYTKKAFIKEYKIDTLFLDELLNEDILMPLGDDDFTQKEAFVVNLVKKFQEIGVDYTILKKYVHHAKILAELEYKMQKELCAMRDDQNFSTLWKIMFETLFNAKEYIFNRATHKVMHSALKEEILKK, from the coding sequence ATGGAATATAAAATATCAGAAGTTGTAAAGCGCACCCAAATTCCAAAATCAACAATTTTATACTATATAAGGGAAGGTTTGCTGCCAGAAGCAAAAAAGCTAAAATCAAATGTTCACAGATATAGCAATGAACATATTGAGCTTCTAGAATATATAAAGTATATGAAACAGGAGATGGGAAGCTCAAATGAACAGATAAAAACAATACTGCAAAATAAAAATCAGTCACTTTCAAGTTCTTTTTCGAGGATAGCACCTCTGATGCAGACTCTTGGCAATATTTCAAAAGATACAAAGCATTATACAAAAAAAGCATTTATAAAAGAGTATAAAATTGATACTCTATTTTTAGATGAGTTGCTAAATGAGGATATTTTGATGCCTCTTGGCGATGATGATTTTACGCAAAAAGAAGCTTTTGTTGTAAATCTTGTAAAAAAATTTCAAGAGATAGGAGTTGATTATACTATTTTAAAAAAGTATGTGCACCATGCAAAAATTTTAGCAGAGCTTGAATATAAGATGCAAAAAGAGCTTTGCGCTATGCGGGATGATCAAAATTTTTCCACACTATGGAAAATTATGTTTGAAACTCTATTTAATGCTAAGGAGTATATTTTTAATCGTGCGACGCATAAAGTTATGCATAGTGCGCTTAAGGAGGAGATTTTAAAAAAGTAA